The genomic segment GCGGCGGTGAACGCGACGGCCAGCGTCACCCGGGCGCTGACGCGCGGCGCCAGCCACAGCAGCGGCAGTGGCGCCAGCCACGTCAGCGCGGGAATCGGGGCCGGCCCGGTGCCCAGGTAGAGCAGCACCGCCGAACACACCAACGCACCCACCGCCACGAGCACGCCCTGCCGTCGTCCGACCTCCGTCGCCATGCCAGTCCCCCCGGTCCTGAGATTCCCCTGACTCAGGACGAGCCTGCCGACCCGACGGCGACCGCGCACTGGAGCCGGCCACCGGACCCGCACTGGGGCAGGCCCCACCGAAGAAGCGATTTCGTCATCGTCCTCTCGTAATCTCGGCCGCATGGGGAGCTTCGATCCACTGGACGACGACTACCGCCACGAGTTCCGGGTGTCGAGGGGGCGGGCGGTGACGGTCGGGCTGGCCAACCTGGCCGTGGCCGCGTTCGTGACAGCCGCCTTCCTTCGGTCGCCACCGGCATCCGGCTCTCACGGCTGCCGGGCAGCTGGACCATCCCGTGGCCGGAAGTCCGTGACATCACCGAGAAGCCGGGCCAGTTGATGACCCGCGGCGGCACCGAGATGCGGGTCGCGGTGGTCGAGGACAGCCACGGGTACCGGTATGTGCTGCCGCAATTGCACAATGACAACGTGGGGATCTTCGACGCCGAGCTGCACATGGTGCGGCAGATCTGGCTGCACCGGCGCGGGGAGAACTGGGTCGACCGGCCGGTGCCGCCGCGTGCCGTCGGCAAGGCCGCGGAGGCCGCGCTCGCCGTGTTCTTCGGCGTGGGCGGTGCCTTCGCCGCGGTGGGCGTCACCTTCCTGGTGCTACCGCCCCTCGATGACAACGCTCAGAGGATGGTCAGCCTGCTCGCCCTCGTCTTCGGTGGCTGGGTTGGCTCCGCCGTCACGCGCCACCTCGTCGACCGCCGGAACCACCGCACCCCGGTGCGTTCACGTCCCGTGGGCAAGCGAGCCCGGCGAGCGGCTCCGCGTTCAGCGGGGTGACTCGGCCAGCGGTCTCAGCCGACCCGGGGCACACCCCAAGCCTCGGCCACCCGGTCCGGGGTCAGGACCGAGCGCGGCGGTCCTTCGGCGACGAGGTGACCGTTCCGCAGCAGCAGGCAGTGGTCCGCCTGGTCGGCGACGGCGAGGTCGTGCGTGACGCGCATGATCGTCACGCCCTCGCTACGCACGGCGTCCAGTGCTTCGTCGATCAGGGTCCGGGCACGTAGATCCAGTCCGGCCGCGGGTTCGTCCAGCAGCAGCAGGCCGGACTGCTGGGCCAGCCCTTGCGCCACCAGCGCCCGCTGCCGCTGACCGCCGGAGAGGGCGCCCAGGCGCCGGTCGGCGATCGACGTGATGTCCAGTCGTTCCAGGCACTCGTCGATCACCGCCTTGTCCTTTGTGGATAGACGACGCCACGGCCCGCGGTGGGCCCAGCGGCCCATGGCGACCGTGGCACGCACGGTGATCGGCAGCGCACCGGACACCTCGCTGTGCTGGGTCACATAAGCCGGACGGCAGGGGTTCGTCACCGAGCCCGCGGTCGGCGCCAGCACCCCGGCGATCACGTTGAGCAGCGACGACTTCCCCGCGCCGTTCGCCCCGACGACCGCGGTGAGCCGGGCACCCGGCACCACCGCGGTGAGCCCGTGCAGCACCTTCCGTGGTCCGTAGCTCGCATGCACGTCACGCACTGTGACCTCGTTCATTCGACTCCACCCATGGTAATGACAATCGTTTCCACTATAGTGTCCGCTGTGGACTGGTTGGTCATCCCCTTCGAGGTGTCGTTCGTGCAGCGCGCGCTGGTCGCCGGTGTGCTCGTGTCGGCGGTGTGCGCGCTGGTGGGCACCTGGGTGGTGCTGCGGGGCATGGCCTTCATCGGCGACGCGATGTCGCACGGCATGCTGCCCGGGGTCGCGCTCGCCTCGCTGGCCGGGGTGAACCCGCTGCTCGGCGCCGCGCTCAGCGCGGGCGCGATGGCGCTCGGGGTCACCGCGTTGAGCCGGTCCCGGCGGTTGTCCCAGGACACCACCATCGGGCTCCTGTTCGCCGGCATGCTCGCGACCGGCGTGATCATCGTGTCGCATTCGCAGTCGTTCGCCGTCGACCTCACCGGGTTCCTCTTCGGCGACGTGCTCGCGGTCGGTTCCGGTGACCTGGCAGGCCTCGCGATCACGCTGGCCGTCGTGGCGGTGGTCTCGCTGCTGGGCTACCGCTCGTTCACCGCACTCACCTTCGACGCCAGGAAGGCGCACACGCTGGGGCTGCGGCCCGGGGTGGCGAACGCGCTGCTGCTCATGCTGGTGACGCTGACCATCGTCGCGTCGTTCCGCGTGGTCGGCACACTCCTGGTGTTCGGCCTGCTCGTCGCGCCCGCCGCGGCGGCCACGTTCTGGGCGCGGCGGATCACCACGATCATGCTGCTGGCCGCGCTGCTCGGCTGCCTCGCCACCCTCGCCGGCCTGGTCGTTTCGTGGCACTGGGGCACCGCCGCGGGCGCGACCATCGCGGCTGCCTCCGTCCTGTTGTTCTTCGTCTCCGCGCTGCTTTCCGCCGTGCGGCGGCGATTCCTGCCCACCACAACGGAAATCGAGCACTCATGAGGAAACTCGGCATCCCCGGCCTGCTCGCGGCCGTGGTGCTGCTGGCCACCGCCTGCGGCACCGGAGAACCACCCGCGCAGGCCCCGCACGGCTACGTCGAAGGCGCGGAGGAGACCGCCGAGGCGCAGTCGCGGCTGGTGGTGGCGGACGCCGGAACCGGCGCCGTGCGCGTGGTGGACCTGATCACCGAGCAGGTCCACCCGGCCGGGCGCGTCGACGGCGTGCGGGACCTCACCGGTGACGGGCGCTTCGGCTATCTGACCGGCGGGGACGGTTCGGTGCACGTGGTGGACAGCGGGTCCTGGATGGTCGACCACGGCGACCACGTGCACTACTACCGCACGTCGGTCCGCGAACTGGGTGTGGTCCCTGGCAAGCAACTGCTGGCCGCGTACAGCGACCCCGTGGTGACCGCACTGTCCTTTGCGGACGGTTCGGCGAAGCTGCTCGATCGGGCGCAGTCGGACAAGGGCTCGATCGTCGAACTCGGGGCGATACCGCAGTCCGGCATCGCGGTTCCCTACGAGGAACACGTGCTGGTCGGGAGTCCCGGCGGGGTGCGGGTCCACGACCGGCAGGGCGGGCCGGTTTCGGCGATCGAGCAGCCGTGCCCGGAGGTCCGGGGGCAGGCGGTCACCCGGCGCGGCGTCGTTTTCGGTTGCGCGGACGGAGCTCTGCTGGTCACCGGGAAGGACGGGGTGTTCACCGGGGAGAAGATCCCGTATCCGCGCGAGGTCGGGGCGCAGGAGCGGGCCACCCGGTTCACCCATCGGCCGAGCAGCACCACGCTGGCGGCGACGGCGGGGCCGGACGCGGTGTGGTCGCTGGACGTCAGCCGCCGGACGTGGAGCCACGTCGAGACCGGTCCGGTCGCCGCAGTGAACGCGGTGGGCGAAGGTGCACCGTTGCTCGTGCTGACTCGCGACGGGATCCTGCACGCCTTCGACGCGGCCACCGGCAAGGAGCAGGCGCAGACCCCGTTGTTACCGGCCGACGCGGCAGGCGGCACGCCGTCGATCCACGTCGACACCACTCGCGCGTATGTCAACAACCCCGCGTCCGGAGAGGTCTACGAGATCGACTACAACGACAACCTCCGCCGCGCCAGGACGCTGACCGTCGAAGGCCAGGCCAGCTTCCTCGTGGAGACCGGCCGATGAGGCGGCTCGCGCTGATCGTCGCGGGGTTGCTGGTCGCCGCGGGGTGCACGGCGGCGGGTGAAGGCCGTGCCTCGGTGGTGGTGACCACGAACATCCTCGGCGACATCACCCGCACCATCGTCGGTGACCAGGCCGAGGTGACCGTCCTGATGAAACCGAACGCCGATCCGCACTCCTTCGGCATCTCCGCCCAGCAAGCCGCCGAGGTCGAGCGCGCCGGATTGATCGTCTACAACGGACTCGGCCTGGAAGAAGGCATGCTGCGCAACGTTTCCGCGGCCGAAGAGAGCGGGGTGCCCACCTTGGCGGTGGGGGAACGGGTGAACCCGATCAGCTACGCCGCCGGGCGCCCGGATCCGCACTTCTGGACCGACCCCGGCCGGGTGCGCGACGCGGTGTCGTTGATCGCCGAGCAGATCACCGCGCAGGTACCCGGGGTGGACGCGGCGGCGATCCGGGCCAACGCCGACCGGTACCGCGGTGAAATCGACTCGCTCGACACCACGATGAGCACGCGGTTCGCGGAAATCCCGCCGGAGCGCCGGAAACTGGTCACCAACCACCACGTGTTCGGCTACCTCGCCCAGCGGTTCGGTTTCGAGGTCATCGGTGCCGTCATCCCGGGTGGCACCACGCTCGCCTCGCCCAGCGCGGCCGACCTCAAGTCGCTGGCCGACGCCGTTCGTGCGGCCGGTGTCCCGGCGATCTTCGCCGATTCCTCGCAGCCGGACCGCCTCGCACGCGTGCTGGCCGACCAGGCCGGGCTGCACGTGGTGGTCACGCCGTTGTTCTCCGAATCGCTGAGCGAACCGGGCCAGGGCGCGGCCACCTACCTGGAAATGATGCGCGCCAACATCGAGTCGATCGCCACCAGCCTGAACCGCCCCTGAGCACCCGGGCACAACCGAAAGGCACGAAAGAAAATGGCAACATCCCTGTTCACCCGGCGGCGACCCGCCGGGTACACCGCACTCACCGCGGTGAGCGCGCTGGTGCTGACGGCCTGCGGTTCCGAGCCGTCCCCGCAAGCCCAGCCGACCCCGCAAGCCCAGCAGAGCGCCACCGTCGCCGAGCCCGTCGCCGTCACCTACGACGGCGGGATCTACCTGCTCGACGGGAAAACCCTCCAGGTGGCCAAGGACATCCCGCTGGACGGCTTCAACCGCCTCAACGCCGCCGGGGACGACCGGCACCTGATGGTCTCGACTTCCACCGGGTTCCGCGTGCTCGACGCCGCCGGTGCCGTGCTGACCGGCACCGAGGTGGCGGCGCCGAAGCCGGGGCACGTCGTCCGGCACGCCGGCAAGACGGTGCTCTTCGCCGACGGCACCGGCGAAGTGACCGTGTTCGACCCGAAGACGCTCGGCACCGGGCCACTGCCCGCGCCGCAGTACAAAACCCCGGAAGCGCACCACGGTGTCGCGGTCGAACTCGCCAACGGCGAACTGGTCACCACCATCGGCAACGAGGACGAACGGCCCGGCATCGCGGTACTGGACAAGGACCGCAAGGAGATCGCGCGCAACGACCAGTGCCCCGGCGTGCACGGGGAGGCGGCCGCGCGCGGCGAAGCCGTGGTGATCGGCTGCGAAACCGGTGCGCTGATCTACCGGAACGGCACCATCACGAAGGTCACCAGCCCCGACCCGTACGGGCGGATCGGCAACCAGGCCGGTTCGGACGTCTCACCGATCACGCTCGGCGACTACAAGGTCGACGAAGCCGCCGAACTCGAGCGGCCGACCCGGATCTCGCTGATCGACACCGAGAACGCCACGCTCCGGCACGTCGACCTCGGCACCAGCTACACCTTCCGCTCGCTGGCGCGCGGCCCGCAGGGTGAAGCGCTGGTGCTGGGCACCGACGGTCACATTCACGTGATCGACCCGGTGAGCGGTTCGGTGGTGCGCAAGATCGCGGTGCTCGGCTCCTGGCAGGAACCGCTGGAGTGGCAGCAGCCGCGGCCCGCGATCTTCGTCCGGGGCGGGACCGCCTACGTCACCGACCCTGGCAAGAAGGAGATCCACGCGGTGGATCTCGCGTCCGGGACCAAAACGGCGACCGGCTCGCTGCCCGGCGTGCCGAACGAACTCAGCGGCGTGCTCGCCCACTGAGCCCGGACCGGGAGGAGATCGGTGCGCTCCACCGATCTCCTCCCGGTCCGCCTTCGTCGATCCGTTCAGCTCGGCCCGTCC from the Amycolatopsis magusensis genome contains:
- the aztA gene encoding zinc ABC transporter ATP-binding protein AztA, producing MNEVTVRDVHASYGPRKVLHGLTAVVPGARLTAVVGANGAGKSSLLNVIAGVLAPTAGSVTNPCRPAYVTQHSEVSGALPITVRATVAMGRWAHRGPWRRLSTKDKAVIDECLERLDITSIADRRLGALSGGQRQRALVAQGLAQQSGLLLLDEPAAGLDLRARTLIDEALDAVRSEGVTIMRVTHDLAVADQADHCLLLRNGHLVAEGPPRSVLTPDRVAEAWGVPRVG
- the aztB gene encoding zinc ABC transporter permease AztB — protein: MDWLVIPFEVSFVQRALVAGVLVSAVCALVGTWVVLRGMAFIGDAMSHGMLPGVALASLAGVNPLLGAALSAGAMALGVTALSRSRRLSQDTTIGLLFAGMLATGVIIVSHSQSFAVDLTGFLFGDVLAVGSGDLAGLAITLAVVAVVSLLGYRSFTALTFDARKAHTLGLRPGVANALLLMLVTLTIVASFRVVGTLLVFGLLVAPAAAATFWARRITTIMLLAALLGCLATLAGLVVSWHWGTAAGATIAAASVLLFFVSALLSAVRRRFLPTTTEIEHS
- the aztC gene encoding zinc ABC transporter substrate-binding protein AztC, translated to MRRLALIVAGLLVAAGCTAAGEGRASVVVTTNILGDITRTIVGDQAEVTVLMKPNADPHSFGISAQQAAEVERAGLIVYNGLGLEEGMLRNVSAAEESGVPTLAVGERVNPISYAAGRPDPHFWTDPGRVRDAVSLIAEQITAQVPGVDAAAIRANADRYRGEIDSLDTTMSTRFAEIPPERRKLVTNHHVFGYLAQRFGFEVIGAVIPGGTTLASPSAADLKSLADAVRAAGVPAIFADSSQPDRLARVLADQAGLHVVVTPLFSESLSEPGQGAATYLEMMRANIESIATSLNRP
- the aztD gene encoding zinc metallochaperone AztD, which translates into the protein MATSLFTRRRPAGYTALTAVSALVLTACGSEPSPQAQPTPQAQQSATVAEPVAVTYDGGIYLLDGKTLQVAKDIPLDGFNRLNAAGDDRHLMVSTSTGFRVLDAAGAVLTGTEVAAPKPGHVVRHAGKTVLFADGTGEVTVFDPKTLGTGPLPAPQYKTPEAHHGVAVELANGELVTTIGNEDERPGIAVLDKDRKEIARNDQCPGVHGEAAARGEAVVIGCETGALIYRNGTITKVTSPDPYGRIGNQAGSDVSPITLGDYKVDEAAELERPTRISLIDTENATLRHVDLGTSYTFRSLARGPQGEALVLGTDGHIHVIDPVSGSVVRKIAVLGSWQEPLEWQQPRPAIFVRGGTAYVTDPGKKEIHAVDLASGTKTATGSLPGVPNELSGVLAH